One Paraclostridium bifermentans DNA window includes the following coding sequences:
- a CDS encoding P-II family nitrogen regulator: protein MSNKFNSIELELICVIVNFNLGSKVLKHAKQNGITGGTIFLGKGTIKNPILEFLELAESRKEIILMASEKNTANYALEQLNKKFCFQKQNHGIAFSTSLTDIIDSHYSNSYKKTEESRGGESPMYNLIYTVVDRGKGEFVVKAANKAGSRGATIINGRGSGIHETSKVFAMEIEPEKEIVLIISPSNLTESIVSSIRDELKIDEPGNGIIFVQDVNKAYGLY from the coding sequence ATGAGCAACAAATTCAATAGCATTGAACTTGAGCTAATTTGTGTAATAGTAAATTTTAACTTAGGAAGTAAAGTTTTAAAACATGCGAAACAAAATGGAATAACAGGTGGTACTATTTTTTTAGGGAAAGGAACTATTAAAAATCCTATCTTAGAGTTTTTGGAGTTGGCTGAATCTAGAAAAGAAATTATATTGATGGCATCGGAGAAGAATACAGCTAACTATGCTTTAGAACAACTCAATAAAAAGTTTTGTTTTCAGAAGCAAAATCATGGAATAGCCTTCAGCACATCTCTAACTGATATAATAGATTCTCATTATTCAAATAGCTATAAAAAAACCGAAGAAAGTAGAGGTGGTGAAAGTCCAATGTATAATCTTATTTACACTGTCGTAGACAGAGGAAAAGGTGAGTTTGTAGTGAAAGCTGCAAATAAGGCAGGGTCTAGGGGAGCTACGATTATAAATGGTAGAGGATCGGGCATACATGAAACTAGTAAAGTGTTTGCTATGGAAATAGAACCGGAAAAAGAAATTGTATTAATAATATCACCAAGTAATTTAACAGAGTCTATAGTATCCTCAATTAGAGATGAACTTAAAATTGATGAACCAGGCAATGGTATAATTTTTGTTCAAGATGTAAATAAAGCATATGGCTTATATTAG